A single window of Gossypium hirsutum isolate 1008001.06 chromosome A10, Gossypium_hirsutum_v2.1, whole genome shotgun sequence DNA harbors:
- the LOC121207875 gene encoding uncharacterized protein has translation MGFSKEEKTRRILRGFKTVFFLITMVISFLVFSAPVFFVIADALLPTALLSASIPPSSSSLLKTLCSHFSNYDFRYSLIDIPLISIIRSAVIICVYSFCDGPKLSRGPYLGITMICSVSSLFFVSLKASFVFNSSKEGSAMEAALFICSFGFAIAHMIVAYRTSCRERRKLLVYKIDIEAISACKNGFPRYQKILQDERVK, from the exons ATGGGGTTCTCAAAAGAAGAGAAAACAAGGAGAATTTTAAGAGGCTTCAAAACAGTGTTTTTCTTAATAACAATGGTGATTTCATTCCTTGTTTTTTCAGCTCCAGTTTTCTTCGTTATCGCCGATGCCCTTTTACCTACCGCTTTGCTTTCAGCTTCAATTCCaccttcttcttcatctttattGAAAACACTTTGTTCTCATTTCAGTAACTATGATTTTAGATACTCTCTCATTGATATCCCACTGATTTCCATTATCAGATCCGCTGTTATAATCT GTGTTTATAGCTTTTGTGATGGGCCAAAGCTTTCAAGGGGACCTTATTTGGGGATTACAATGATTTGTTCTGTTTCTTCGTTGTTTTTCGTGTCGTTAAAAGCTTCGTTCGTGTTCAATTCGAGTAAAGAAGGGTCGGCCATGGAAGCTGCTTTGTTCATTTGTTCATTTGGTTTTGCTATTGCTCATATGATTGTGGCGTATAGAACGAGTTGCAGAGAAAGAAGGAAACTCCTTGTTTACAAAATTGATATTGAAGCT ATTTCAGCTTGCAAGAATGGATTTCCAAGGTATCAAAAGATTCTCCAAGATGAAAGAGTGAAGTAA